One Turneriella parva DSM 21527 genomic region harbors:
- a CDS encoding DUF6161 domain-containing protein, translated as MTVEEFNEFFKSLNPTISRVGETSLMHFAHIDNFGEYLKREADFWRPYVNGEVSYIANRYAQLHNAFADLANQLATKQYDAARANLRSILDEIRAAPVNVVQSDSVLGKLIAAEYAENWQVASGMYAYFARKIDRNLLSNFDMFLGVLKAHWFRDGSRAIDATATSVVGKLENQVKSYDETFRAMFARAEGQIDDYKARNQEKAQAFDQTASERFSAFDAHFREQNDRFENLSKTYEEYLRLKGPARYWSELAKSYESKGYNWRNWAAAISGVFIGLLVAMLYNPPVLYELTQEFWTSKNIKGTIISAIVVSTFAYAIQFTVKLALSSFHLSRDAKERAQLTYFYLAMLKNGALQESERGVVMQSLFSRSDTGLLKNDAGPTMPANVMETLRPNKQGHP; from the coding sequence GTGACTGTCGAAGAGTTTAATGAGTTCTTCAAGTCGTTGAATCCCACGATAAGCCGGGTGGGCGAAACCTCTCTTATGCACTTTGCCCATATTGATAATTTTGGTGAATACCTCAAACGCGAAGCGGACTTTTGGCGACCGTACGTCAATGGCGAGGTCTCTTATATTGCGAATCGGTATGCTCAGCTTCATAATGCATTTGCAGACCTTGCAAATCAGCTCGCCACAAAACAATACGATGCCGCTCGGGCCAACTTACGCTCGATCTTGGATGAGATACGTGCCGCACCGGTAAACGTTGTTCAGTCGGACTCGGTCTTGGGCAAACTGATTGCAGCAGAATATGCAGAGAATTGGCAGGTAGCCAGCGGTATGTACGCCTATTTTGCCAGGAAGATTGATCGAAATCTTTTGAGCAATTTTGATATGTTCCTGGGCGTACTAAAGGCTCATTGGTTTCGTGATGGCTCAAGGGCAATTGATGCCACTGCGACTAGTGTCGTGGGTAAGCTTGAAAACCAAGTTAAGTCATATGACGAGACATTCAGGGCAATGTTCGCAAGGGCAGAGGGCCAAATTGATGATTACAAGGCTAGAAACCAAGAGAAGGCCCAAGCATTTGATCAAACAGCTTCTGAAAGATTTTCTGCCTTCGATGCGCACTTCAGAGAGCAGAATGATAGGTTTGAGAATCTAAGTAAGACCTACGAAGAATACCTTCGTCTAAAGGGACCGGCCAGGTATTGGAGCGAATTAGCCAAAAGCTATGAAAGCAAGGGGTACAATTGGCGCAATTGGGCAGCGGCTATTAGTGGGGTATTTATCGGGCTTCTGGTTGCAATGCTCTACAATCCACCGGTGCTGTATGAGCTTACGCAGGAGTTCTGGACGAGCAAGAATATTAAGGGCACGATCATTTCTGCCATTGTCGTTTCAACATTTGCCTATGCGATACAATTTACGGTAAAGTTGGCACTTAGCTCGTTTCATTTGTCCCGCGATGCGAAAGAAAGGGCTCAACTGACCTACTTCTACCTCGCGATGCTGAAGAATGGCGCGCTTCAAGAATCAGAAAGAGGTGTCGTTATGCAATCTTTGTTCAGTCGTTCTGATACCGGGTTACTCAAGAATGATGCAGGGCCGACAATGCCAGCAAATGTCATGGAGACCTTGAGGCCGAATAAGCAAGGGCATCCCTGA
- a CDS encoding c-type cytochrome, with product MKYLLAMPFVLLLSCTSAQVKTKDDARAAEIWLAACSFCHGVDGKPPAEWADKGMRKFGTFGMKMGFFFGGDKMRAGIARTIAEGKGTEMRPFKGHLTDAEIAALVRHIESL from the coding sequence ATGAAATACCTTCTCGCAATGCCTTTCGTTCTGTTGCTTAGTTGCACTTCAGCACAGGTAAAGACGAAAGACGACGCACGCGCCGCCGAAATCTGGCTGGCGGCCTGTTCGTTTTGCCATGGCGTCGACGGTAAGCCACCGGCTGAGTGGGCCGATAAGGGAATGCGAAAATTTGGTACGTTTGGCATGAAGATGGGTTTCTTCTTCGGCGGCGACAAGATGCGCGCGGGTATCGCCAGAACGATCGCCGAGGGCAAGGGAACTGAAATGCGGCCTTTCAAGGGCCATTTGACTGACGCTGAAATCGCGGCACTCGTGCGGCACATCGAAAGTTTGTGA
- a CDS encoding ATP-binding protein, whose protein sequence is MILDQNEVLNVLRQMNPWWQGQPPSGLFKWRRAAYQEIENWLMHPPSKRAVLVSGARQIGKTTLLLQVVESLLAKGVPPSNILYASFDHPMLKLTGLEKLVKLWQEAETLQEGTEYLLLDEIQYTKDWQVWLKHQVDFTGNRRIAVTGSATPLNRDNLESGVGRWHTVELATLSFYEYLKITHHDKVGLPTVKTLQSLFDWPENQFGTVSARAHALTALFHKYILQGGFPETATVSNLHTAQKLLREDIVDKVLKRDMTALYGVRNILELEQVFLYLCMTEGGILDITQLCQRLELKKPTVSSFIDLLESTHLIYKLKPHGYGKEVIRGKSKMYLAHPSISHAVLMKGKAIDTDESLLGKSVETAFFRHVFARYYARSIGFSYWRSKKPKELEVDIIAEVDGRAIPFEVKYRSTHTTARDLQGIIEFCEEKKVSRGYVITKELSDFGVLKIDDIEILKVPAPLACYWLGKSEMTEE, encoded by the coding sequence ATGATTCTCGACCAAAATGAAGTCCTGAATGTGCTACGCCAAATGAACCCGTGGTGGCAGGGGCAGCCGCCGTCGGGCCTGTTCAAGTGGCGTCGGGCAGCTTATCAGGAAATCGAGAACTGGCTGATGCACCCGCCCTCAAAGCGAGCGGTGTTGGTGAGCGGTGCCCGCCAAATTGGCAAAACGACTTTGTTGCTGCAGGTCGTTGAATCGCTGTTGGCGAAAGGCGTGCCGCCCAGCAATATACTCTACGCTTCTTTTGATCATCCGATGCTGAAGCTGACCGGCCTCGAGAAGCTGGTCAAACTGTGGCAAGAGGCTGAAACGCTGCAAGAAGGCACAGAGTACCTCTTGCTCGATGAGATACAGTACACCAAAGACTGGCAGGTATGGCTGAAGCACCAGGTCGATTTTACCGGCAACCGTCGCATCGCCGTGACTGGTTCGGCGACGCCGCTGAATCGCGACAATCTCGAATCGGGTGTCGGCCGCTGGCATACGGTCGAACTGGCAACGCTCTCGTTCTATGAGTATTTGAAGATTACGCATCATGATAAAGTCGGATTACCAACGGTTAAGACGCTGCAATCGCTGTTCGACTGGCCCGAAAATCAATTTGGCACGGTTTCGGCGCGAGCGCATGCGCTGACTGCGCTTTTTCATAAATATATCTTGCAGGGTGGGTTTCCTGAAACAGCGACAGTGTCGAATCTGCATACAGCACAAAAATTACTACGCGAAGACATCGTCGATAAAGTGCTCAAGCGCGACATGACTGCACTCTATGGTGTACGCAACATATTGGAGCTCGAGCAGGTGTTTCTCTATCTGTGCATGACAGAAGGTGGTATTCTCGATATTACACAGCTTTGCCAGCGACTCGAGCTCAAGAAACCGACGGTGAGTAGCTTCATTGATCTGCTTGAATCGACTCACCTGATCTACAAATTGAAGCCACACGGTTACGGAAAAGAAGTCATAAGGGGCAAGAGTAAGATGTACCTGGCGCATCCGTCGATTTCGCATGCGGTGCTCATGAAGGGCAAGGCAATCGACACCGACGAAAGCCTGCTCGGTAAAAGTGTCGAGACGGCCTTTTTTCGCCATGTCTTCGCCCGGTATTACGCACGATCTATAGGCTTCTCGTACTGGCGGTCAAAAAAACCGAAAGAACTCGAAGTTGACATTATCGCCGAGGTTGACGGACGGGCGATTCCCTTTGAGGTCAAATACCGTAGCACGCATACTACTGCCCGCGACCTGCAAGGCATTATCGAATTCTGTGAAGAGAAGAAAGTATCGCGGGGTTATGTGATAACGAAAGAATTATCAGACTTTGGTGTATTGAAGATTGACGACATCGAGATTCTCAAGGTTCCAGCGCCCCTGGCCTGTTATTGGCTTGGCAAATCAGAAATGACCGAAGAATAA
- a CDS encoding IS481 family transposase, with the protein MTTEQKIIKNKVGLLKLAEQLGSVSKACKVFGYSRDSFYRFKELYDKGGELALQEISRRKPLLKNRVAPEVEEAVREIAFQYPAYGQVRASNELRKIGIIISPFGVRGVWLRHDLATFKKRLKYLEARMAQEKGIFTEAQLVALERAKDEKESHGEIETEHPGYLGSQDTFYVGNMKGVGKIYQQTFIDTYSKVAFAKLYDRKNSLVSADMLNDRVIPFFDEHEIPLLRVLTDRGSEYCGNREEHDYQLYLALENIDHTKTKAKSPQTNGICERFHRTILNEFYNVAFRKKVYTSLEQLQADLDEWIYDYNTQRTHQGKYCFGKTPLATFKDSLSIAKDKMLDLKLQTA; encoded by the coding sequence ATGACGACAGAACAGAAAATTATCAAGAACAAGGTTGGTCTGCTGAAACTGGCAGAGCAGCTGGGCAGCGTATCGAAAGCTTGCAAGGTTTTCGGTTACTCAAGAGACAGTTTCTACCGGTTTAAGGAGCTTTACGACAAGGGTGGCGAGCTCGCATTGCAGGAGATCAGCCGCAGGAAGCCTTTGCTGAAAAATCGTGTAGCTCCAGAGGTCGAGGAAGCGGTACGGGAAATTGCATTTCAATACCCCGCGTACGGTCAGGTTCGGGCGTCCAACGAGTTGCGCAAGATAGGTATCATCATCTCCCCTTTTGGCGTGCGCGGCGTTTGGCTGCGCCATGATCTTGCGACGTTTAAAAAACGGCTGAAATACCTTGAAGCGCGAATGGCTCAGGAAAAGGGGATCTTTACCGAGGCACAATTGGTTGCGCTCGAACGCGCAAAAGATGAGAAGGAAAGTCACGGTGAAATTGAAACGGAGCACCCTGGTTATTTGGGGTCACAAGACACGTTTTACGTGGGAAATATGAAGGGTGTGGGTAAAATTTATCAGCAGACCTTCATCGACACGTATTCGAAAGTCGCTTTTGCGAAACTCTATGATCGCAAGAATTCTCTGGTTTCAGCCGATATGCTTAACGACAGAGTCATCCCGTTTTTTGACGAGCATGAGATTCCGCTGTTGCGCGTTCTGACCGATCGTGGCAGCGAGTACTGTGGCAACCGGGAAGAGCACGATTATCAGCTGTATCTGGCCTTGGAGAATATCGACCACACAAAAACCAAGGCCAAGAGCCCGCAGACGAACGGCATTTGTGAGCGCTTTCACCGGACTATATTGAATGAGTTTTACAATGTTGCATTCAGAAAGAAGGTTTACACTTCTTTGGAGCAATTGCAGGCAGACCTTGATGAGTGGATTTACGATTACAACACGCAGCGCACTCATCAGGGGAAATATTGCTTCGGCAAAACGCCTCTGGCAACATTCAAAGACTCGCTCAGTATAGCGAAAGACAAAATGCTGGATTTGAAATTACAGACAGCATGA
- a CDS encoding fatty acid desaturase family protein, producing the protein MKTKRNFLHLKPHEVEEFGREMDAIRDEVFADRGERDRRYIVKLIKTQRSLDLAGRLIMYLSLVFVPLWQFSFASWGAAITLLLLGAATLGLGKILENMEIAHNVLHGQWDWMKDPNIQSNTWEWDTMSPSDRWMHSHNVVHHTWTNVIGKDLDVGYGIIRVTADQPWGVRYILQPVYAFLLMVLFEEGVALHEQSLIDVLEKGKPVREIIPQLKHIGQKAFKQIVKDYIMWPSVAALAAWALGANALIAFLLVAGANALANVIRNIWAFIIIFCGHFPSGVAYFPKEQLEGETKAEWYLRQLHGSANIGGGKLFHILSGNLSHQIEHHLFPDMCSNRYPEVAPRVRALAARYGLSYNTGSLARQFGSTVWKIVRLSMPGGKSQTIASA; encoded by the coding sequence ATGAAAACCAAAAGAAACTTTCTGCACCTGAAACCGCACGAGGTTGAAGAATTCGGCCGCGAGATGGATGCAATACGCGATGAAGTTTTTGCCGACCGCGGCGAACGCGACCGGCGCTATATCGTGAAACTGATCAAGACGCAGCGTTCGCTCGATCTCGCAGGTCGCCTCATCATGTACCTTTCGCTTGTATTCGTTCCGCTGTGGCAATTTTCTTTCGCGAGCTGGGGCGCCGCAATTACCCTGCTTCTTCTGGGCGCGGCAACCCTGGGGCTCGGTAAGATACTCGAAAACATGGAAATCGCGCACAATGTGCTGCACGGCCAGTGGGATTGGATGAAAGACCCCAATATACAATCAAACACCTGGGAATGGGACACCATGAGCCCCTCTGACCGCTGGATGCACTCGCACAACGTCGTGCACCACACATGGACAAACGTCATCGGTAAAGACCTCGATGTCGGTTATGGCATCATCCGCGTGACTGCCGACCAGCCATGGGGTGTACGCTACATATTGCAGCCTGTCTATGCGTTCTTGCTGATGGTGCTTTTCGAAGAAGGTGTTGCGCTGCACGAGCAAAGCCTGATCGATGTGCTCGAAAAGGGTAAGCCTGTACGTGAGATCATACCGCAACTGAAGCACATCGGGCAAAAGGCGTTTAAGCAAATCGTAAAAGATTATATCATGTGGCCGTCTGTCGCCGCACTCGCGGCCTGGGCTCTCGGCGCCAACGCGCTGATCGCGTTTTTGCTCGTCGCCGGTGCGAACGCGCTCGCGAACGTAATTCGCAACATCTGGGCCTTCATAATCATTTTCTGCGGGCACTTTCCCTCGGGCGTGGCGTACTTTCCGAAAGAGCAGCTCGAGGGCGAAACCAAAGCCGAATGGTACCTAAGGCAGCTGCATGGGTCGGCGAACATCGGCGGGGGCAAACTCTTTCACATTCTTTCGGGCAATCTTTCGCACCAGATTGAACACCATCTGTTTCCCGATATGTGCAGCAACCGCTACCCTGAGGTAGCCCCGCGCGTGCGCGCGCTCGCCGCGCGTTATGGGCTCAGCTACAATACGGGTTCGCTCGCAAGACAATTCGGCTCTACCGTCTGGAAAATTGTACGTCTGTCGATGCCGGGCGGTAAGTCGCAGACCATTGCGAGCGCCTGA
- a CDS encoding HAD family hydrolase codes for MKHVYLFDIDGTLVSAQGMGGKAFRRAVSEILQYELAWQTRDFAGMTDAGLFRRALSEKGLPHDETTISALANLYHDYLGKNLAEKPALVLPGAEKLVRQFASQSGIHIGLLTGNTRRGSELKLAGLWQNFGFGFYGDDHAVRTDLGIYAREQISAKFGEHVEITIIGDTPNDIACARAAGARCVAVATGAYSADELSEADEVIADLTAWPAVFN; via the coding sequence GTGAAACACGTCTATCTTTTCGACATCGACGGCACTCTGGTTTCGGCGCAGGGAATGGGCGGCAAGGCGTTTCGGCGCGCTGTCAGTGAAATTCTGCAATACGAGCTTGCGTGGCAGACGCGCGATTTTGCGGGCATGACAGATGCGGGGCTTTTTCGCCGCGCGCTGAGTGAAAAGGGGCTGCCGCACGACGAGACGACTATCAGCGCGCTCGCAAATTTATACCATGACTATCTCGGGAAAAATCTCGCCGAGAAACCCGCACTCGTATTGCCGGGAGCCGAAAAGCTTGTGCGGCAATTTGCCTCGCAAAGTGGAATACACATCGGGCTCCTTACCGGCAACACGCGCCGAGGCAGCGAACTGAAGCTCGCGGGTCTTTGGCAGAACTTCGGTTTTGGATTTTACGGCGACGACCATGCGGTTCGTACCGATCTGGGTATTTATGCCCGTGAGCAAATCAGCGCTAAATTCGGCGAACACGTCGAAATCACGATTATCGGTGATACTCCAAATGATATTGCGTGCGCGCGCGCGGCCGGCGCGAGATGCGTCGCGGTCGCAACGGGAGCGTATTCAGCAGACGAGCTCAGCGAAGCCGACGAGGTAATCGCCGACCTCACCGCATGGCCCGCCGTGTTCAACTAG
- a CDS encoding type I restriction endonuclease subunit R, with protein sequence MPTAKVNEDLLEQAALQWFKEQGYTHIHGSTIAPGEPAAERESFEEVVLSGRIRDALARINPTLSTEVIDEAHKQLMRMDAPTCLINNRTFHRYVTDGISVSYSKNGDERVEPVKIIDFEKPENNDWLVVNQFAIIAKPYHRRPDIIVFLNGLPLVVFELKNMVGAPTVADAYRQLQTYKAQIPKLFNYNELMVVSDGNATTLGTLTADESRFMPWKYIESEKLISGGKLSIQVVIEGVFEKRRFLDLIRYFVVYEDNYGGEVIKKIAGYHQFHAVNRALAETVRATGANGDRRIGVVWHTQGSGKSLTMAFYAGRVVQSAAMENPTVLVITDRNDLDDQLAGTFSRCHEILRQNPTQAENRDDLKEKLKVASGGIIFTTVQKFFPDEKGMKHPLLSDRRNIVVIADEAHRSQYSFGARVVDVKGASGQVEGKEITYGFAQHMRDALPNASFIGFTGTPIELSDKNTRAVFGEYISVYDIQRAVEDGATVRIYYESRLAKIALDEKERPKLDADFEEVTEGEEDLKKEKLKSRWAQLEALVGAPKRVKLIAEDIVRHWEGRKAAMKGKAMIVCMSRRICVDMYNAIVKIRPNWHSENDAEGSIKIIMTGSASDPAEYQPHVRSKQRREDMAKRFKKSADSLEIVIVRDMWLTGFDAPCAHTMYVDKPMKGHGLMQAIARVNRVFEDKKGGLVVDYLGLADSLKSALANYTDSGGEGKPTFDQDDAVAVMLEKYEICCGLFHGFDWTKFKSGSPAERLGIMPLAQEHILSQKDGAERLIQHVAELTNAMALAMPHDEAKKIVEDVAFFQAIKAVLTKPTTRQARTEEDMNRAIQQIISRALVSDEVIDVFRAAGLKKPDVSILSDEFLMEIQGMKHKNLAIELLRRLLNDEIKTRGQRNVVESRSFSKMLEDAIQKYKNRAIETVQVIEELIKLAKELRDAHARGEQLGLTEDEMAFYDALEVSDSAVKIMGDKVLSEIARELVKSIKANVSIDWTVRENVRAKLRTVVKRILRQSGYPPDKQEKAVETVLEQVERLSEQWAVA encoded by the coding sequence ATGCCGACCGCAAAAGTCAACGAAGATCTGCTCGAACAAGCAGCGCTGCAATGGTTCAAGGAGCAGGGTTATACTCATATTCACGGTTCCACCATCGCCCCCGGCGAACCGGCAGCCGAGCGTGAATCATTTGAAGAAGTCGTTCTTTCAGGCAGAATACGCGATGCTCTTGCGCGAATCAATCCGACGCTTTCCACTGAAGTCATCGATGAAGCGCACAAGCAGCTCATGCGTATGGATGCCCCGACCTGCCTTATCAACAACCGAACCTTTCACCGCTACGTTACCGACGGCATCAGCGTGTCCTATTCCAAGAACGGTGATGAGCGCGTAGAGCCGGTCAAGATCATAGACTTCGAGAAGCCAGAGAACAACGACTGGCTGGTGGTGAACCAGTTCGCGATCATTGCCAAGCCGTACCATCGGCGGCCGGACATCATTGTTTTTCTAAATGGTTTGCCGTTGGTAGTGTTTGAGCTAAAAAACATGGTTGGGGCACCAACAGTTGCGGATGCTTACAGACAATTGCAAACGTACAAGGCCCAGATTCCAAAGTTGTTTAATTACAACGAACTAATGGTCGTTTCTGACGGCAATGCCACAACACTGGGTACCCTGACTGCTGATGAATCAAGGTTCATGCCATGGAAATATATTGAAAGCGAAAAACTGATTTCTGGTGGTAAGCTCAGTATACAGGTGGTAATCGAGGGCGTTTTTGAAAAGCGCCGATTTCTTGATTTGATTCGTTACTTTGTGGTCTATGAAGACAATTATGGCGGTGAAGTCATCAAGAAGATTGCTGGCTACCATCAGTTTCATGCCGTCAACCGCGCCTTGGCTGAGACCGTGAGAGCAACGGGTGCCAACGGTGACCGTCGAATTGGTGTGGTCTGGCATACCCAGGGCTCAGGTAAGAGCCTCACCATGGCATTTTATGCCGGGCGTGTCGTGCAATCCGCTGCGATGGAAAATCCGACAGTGTTGGTCATTACAGATCGCAACGATCTCGATGACCAGCTGGCCGGTACCTTTTCGCGCTGCCATGAAATCTTGCGGCAAAACCCGACACAGGCAGAGAACCGCGATGACCTGAAAGAAAAGCTCAAGGTAGCATCAGGTGGCATTATCTTCACGACTGTTCAGAAGTTCTTTCCTGATGAAAAGGGCATGAAGCACCCTTTACTTTCAGACCGGCGCAATATCGTGGTGATTGCCGACGAAGCGCACCGCAGCCAGTATAGCTTCGGTGCACGCGTGGTTGACGTCAAAGGTGCCAGTGGCCAGGTTGAAGGCAAAGAGATCACTTATGGTTTCGCTCAGCATATGCGCGACGCTTTGCCCAACGCCAGTTTCATCGGCTTTACCGGCACGCCGATTGAGTTATCAGACAAGAATACACGCGCAGTGTTCGGTGAATACATATCGGTCTACGATATTCAACGGGCAGTCGAAGACGGCGCCACAGTGCGGATTTACTACGAAAGCCGTCTCGCCAAGATTGCACTCGATGAGAAAGAACGCCCGAAGCTCGACGCTGACTTTGAAGAGGTGACAGAGGGCGAAGAAGACCTCAAAAAAGAGAAGCTGAAATCGCGTTGGGCTCAGCTCGAAGCACTGGTCGGTGCGCCTAAGCGGGTAAAGTTGATTGCTGAAGATATTGTTCGCCATTGGGAAGGCAGAAAGGCAGCCATGAAAGGCAAGGCTATGATTGTCTGTATGAGCCGTCGCATCTGCGTCGATATGTACAATGCAATTGTCAAGATTCGCCCAAACTGGCACAGCGAAAATGACGCCGAAGGTTCAATCAAGATTATCATGACGGGCTCGGCCAGTGATCCGGCTGAGTATCAACCCCATGTGCGCAGTAAACAGCGCCGTGAAGACATGGCAAAGCGTTTCAAGAAATCAGCAGATTCTCTTGAGATCGTCATTGTCAGGGACATGTGGCTGACGGGCTTCGATGCCCCGTGCGCCCACACCATGTACGTCGACAAACCGATGAAGGGCCACGGCCTGATGCAGGCCATAGCCCGCGTTAACCGGGTGTTTGAAGATAAGAAAGGTGGCTTGGTTGTCGACTACCTTGGCCTTGCTGACAGCCTCAAGTCTGCCTTAGCCAATTACACCGACAGTGGCGGCGAAGGTAAGCCCACATTCGACCAGGACGATGCCGTTGCCGTGATGCTAGAGAAATATGAAATCTGCTGCGGTCTATTCCACGGCTTCGACTGGACTAAATTCAAGAGTGGTTCGCCTGCAGAACGTTTGGGCATCATGCCTCTGGCTCAAGAACATATCCTATCCCAAAAAGATGGTGCAGAGCGGCTGATTCAGCATGTCGCAGAGCTAACAAATGCCATGGCACTGGCGATGCCGCATGATGAAGCAAAGAAAATTGTCGAGGATGTCGCATTCTTTCAAGCAATCAAAGCTGTTTTGACCAAGCCCACAACAAGACAGGCCAGGACCGAAGAGGATATGAACCGGGCAATTCAGCAGATTATCTCCCGCGCACTGGTCTCAGATGAGGTCATTGATGTATTCAGGGCGGCCGGGCTTAAGAAGCCCGATGTCAGTATTCTCTCCGATGAGTTCCTCATGGAAATTCAGGGCATGAAGCATAAGAACCTGGCTATCGAACTATTACGCCGTCTGCTCAATGACGAAATCAAAACCCGTGGTCAACGCAACGTCGTTGAATCCCGCTCGTTCTCTAAGATGCTCGAAGATGCGATACAGAAATATAAGAACCGTGCAATCGAGACGGTACAAGTGATCGAAGAACTGATCAAGCTCGCGAAAGAACTTCGTGACGCCCATGCCCGCGGAGAACAACTCGGCCTGACAGAAGACGAGATGGCTTTTTACGATGCTCTTGAGGTAAGCGACTCGGCAGTGAAAATCATGGGCGACAAGGTTCTCAGCGAGATTGCGCGCGAGCTCGTTAAATCGATCAAAGCAAACGTCTCTATCGATTGGACGGTTCGTGAGAACGTGCGGGCCAAGCTGCGAACCGTCGTGAAGCGCATTCTGCGCCAGAGTGGCTATCCGCCAGACAAGCAAGAGAAGGCTGTCGAGACTGTACTTGAGCAGGTGGAGAGATTATCTGAGCAGTGGGCGGTGGCATGA
- a CDS encoding ferredoxin reductase, whose protein sequence is MQNRNPVQRILAKFTNLFTYPLTSSHYTELMNPLWSDNAIRARVEKFWDETKDARTITLKPGSAWRSGRAGQHVRIGLALGGREYHRTYSISSPPEREDGCFTITVKILEGGRLSRHLVRNLKVGDYVTVGLPQGNFHLPDAGAMKLLFITAGSGVTPVRSMLHSMLELERRLDTVHIHYAPHEYDAIFGNELQALQQRFTEYRYVPIYTRKLGNAARKKFHFSAGQLAKLCPDWRDRDVYACGPQDLLAAVKTHYGKMKRSGQLHIEEFRAPLAAVPKSARGGTVKFSQSNIEAKADAATSLLRVAEDAGLNPPHGCRMGICHTCDTTLVSGCVRDLRDGKLISEPGAKVQTCVMAAHGKCEIHQ, encoded by the coding sequence ATGCAAAATCGAAACCCTGTGCAACGAATTCTGGCGAAGTTCACGAACCTCTTCACCTACCCGCTCACGAGCTCGCACTATACCGAACTCATGAACCCGTTGTGGTCAGATAACGCGATCAGGGCGCGGGTTGAAAAATTCTGGGACGAAACCAAAGATGCGCGCACGATCACGCTGAAGCCCGGGTCGGCGTGGCGCAGCGGCCGTGCGGGACAGCACGTGCGCATTGGCCTCGCGCTGGGCGGCAGAGAATACCACCGCACCTACAGCATTTCGTCGCCGCCCGAACGCGAAGACGGCTGTTTTACAATTACCGTGAAAATTCTCGAAGGCGGCAGACTGTCGCGCCATCTTGTACGCAATCTGAAGGTCGGCGACTATGTTACTGTCGGTCTGCCGCAGGGAAATTTTCATTTGCCCGATGCCGGAGCGATGAAGCTACTGTTCATTACCGCCGGCAGTGGCGTCACGCCGGTTCGCAGCATGCTGCACTCGATGCTCGAGCTCGAGCGCCGACTTGACACGGTGCATATTCACTACGCGCCGCATGAGTACGACGCGATCTTTGGCAACGAACTTCAGGCTCTTCAGCAGCGCTTCACCGAGTACAGGTATGTTCCCATTTACACGCGTAAGCTCGGCAACGCAGCCCGCAAAAAATTTCACTTCAGCGCCGGGCAGCTCGCGAAACTCTGCCCCGACTGGCGTGACCGCGATGTTTATGCCTGCGGCCCGCAAGACCTGCTCGCTGCCGTCAAGACCCATTACGGCAAGATGAAACGCTCTGGTCAACTGCACATTGAAGAATTTCGTGCCCCGCTCGCAGCCGTGCCCAAATCGGCGCGCGGCGGCACCGTGAAGTTTTCGCAGAGCAATATCGAAGCCAAGGCCGATGCTGCCACGAGCCTTTTGCGCGTCGCAGAAGATGCAGGGCTCAACCCGCCGCATGGCTGCCGCATGGGCATCTGCCACACCTGCGACACCACGCTCGTATCGGGATGCGTGCGCGACCTGCGCGACGGTAAACTCATCAGCGAACCCGGCGCGAAAGTGCAGACCTGCGTCATGGCGGCGCATGGCAAATGCGAAATTCATCAATAA